Proteins encoded in a region of the Egibacteraceae bacterium genome:
- a CDS encoding UDP-N-acetylglucosamine 2-epimerase, producing MKRIHVFLGTKAQYIKTAPLLRLMDDQGVDYRLIDSGQHARLSVTMRADLGVRHPDYVLGGKEDVDTIGHALLWSGRLTTRLRSPARLRAEVFGGAGGVCVVHGDTPSTLLAALMARRAGLQVAHLEAGLRSHSLLNPFPEELIRLWVMRLSQLLFAPDRAALANLRSMRLRGRVIPLGGNTVIEALRHGLRAVSPPGSGPVVVTMHRVENLRNRRRVDGMIRLVLRIAESHPVRFVLHGPTVQTLARTGGDQLLREAGVELSPLLPHFVFTRLLHTAPFVITDGGSIQEECALLGVPTLLWRLRSERPDGLGGNVVLSHYEPAVVDAFLADPGRYRRDAFTPDLTPSKEILDTLLAAVDG from the coding sequence GTGAAGCGCATCCACGTCTTCCTTGGCACGAAGGCCCAATACATCAAGACCGCACCCTTGCTGCGGCTGATGGACGACCAGGGCGTGGACTACCGGCTGATCGACTCGGGCCAGCACGCGCGCCTGTCGGTGACGATGCGCGCCGACCTCGGCGTGCGCCACCCCGACTACGTCCTCGGGGGCAAGGAGGACGTCGACACCATCGGTCACGCACTCCTCTGGTCGGGGCGGCTCACGACGCGGCTGCGTTCCCCCGCACGGCTGCGCGCAGAGGTGTTCGGCGGCGCCGGCGGGGTGTGCGTTGTCCACGGCGACACACCGTCGACGCTGCTCGCCGCCCTCATGGCGCGCCGGGCCGGGTTGCAGGTGGCCCATCTCGAGGCGGGGCTGCGCAGCCACAGCCTGCTCAACCCGTTCCCGGAGGAGCTCATCCGGCTGTGGGTGATGCGCCTGTCGCAGCTGTTGTTCGCGCCCGACCGGGCCGCGCTCGCCAACCTGCGGTCGATGCGGCTGCGCGGCCGGGTGATCCCCCTCGGCGGCAACACCGTCATCGAGGCGCTGCGCCACGGGCTGCGCGCGGTCAGCCCGCCCGGGTCGGGACCGGTCGTCGTGACGATGCACCGCGTCGAGAACCTCCGCAACCGGCGGCGTGTCGACGGGATGATCCGCCTCGTCCTGCGGATCGCCGAGAGCCACCCGGTACGGTTCGTCCTGCACGGCCCCACCGTCCAGACCCTCGCACGGACCGGCGGGGACCAGCTGCTGCGGGAAGCCGGTGTGGAGCTCAGCCCCCTGCTCCCCCACTTCGTGTTCACCCGCCTGCTCCACACCGCGCCGTTCGTCATCACCGACGGCGGGTCGATCCAGGAGGAGTGCGCGCTGCTCGGCGTGCCGACCCTTCTCTGGCGGCTGCGCTCGGAACGCCCCGACGGCCTCGGCGGCAACGTCGTGCTGTCCCACTACGAGCCCGCCGTCGTCGACGCGTTCCTCGCCGACCCGGGGCGCTACCGCCGCGACGCCTTCACGCCGGACCTCACCCCGTCGAAGGAGATCCTCGACACGCTCCTCGCCGCGGTCGACGGCTGA
- a CDS encoding transglycosylase SLT domain-containing protein, translating into MSRARPGALAGGFVAVVLAVSVPATDRATTGGHTLGDLTSGTTSADAAAAREPAPRPRLDRARPDRTAVLPSTHTVAPGDTLHRVAERYAVSAGSLARANAVTMVDPLRPGQRLVIPGDDPLELTTPEDVAAARLAVEHLLTDAAMTFGLDVALVQGLAWVESRWMQRVVSSQGAIGIMQVRPRTGETMAHQLGRPLDLHDVGDNVTAGAAYLAVLLDRHHGDLRAALAAYHQGPASVRRRGWLPVTRRYVADVLAAQERFTQARAER; encoded by the coding sequence GTGAGCCGGGCCCGCCCCGGCGCCCTTGCGGGCGGGTTCGTCGCCGTCGTGCTCGCCGTGTCCGTGCCCGCCACCGACCGCGCGACGACCGGTGGCCACACGCTCGGGGACCTGACGTCCGGGACGACGTCCGCCGACGCGGCGGCGGCGCGGGAGCCGGCTCCGCGGCCGCGCCTGGACCGCGCCCGTCCCGATCGCACGGCGGTGCTCCCGTCAACCCACACCGTCGCGCCGGGCGACACGCTGCACCGCGTCGCCGAGCGCTACGCGGTGAGCGCCGGCTCGCTCGCCCGGGCGAACGCGGTGACGATGGTCGACCCCCTGCGACCGGGACAGCGGCTGGTCATCCCGGGCGACGACCCGCTCGAGCTCACCACCCCCGAGGACGTCGCCGCGGCCCGCCTCGCCGTCGAGCACCTGCTCACCGACGCCGCCATGACGTTCGGGCTCGACGTCGCCCTCGTGCAGGGCCTCGCGTGGGTCGAGTCGCGCTGGATGCAACGCGTCGTGTCCTCCCAGGGGGCGATCGGGATCATGCAGGTGCGCCCCCGCACCGGCGAGACGATGGCGCACCAGCTCGGCCGCCCTCTCGACCTCCACGACGTCGGCGACAACGTCACCGCGGGCGCGGCGTACCTCGCGGTGCTGCTCGACCGCCACCACGGTGACCTGCGGGCGGCCCTCGCGGCCTATCACCAGGGACCGGCGTCCGTCCGCCGGCGCGGCTGGCTGCCCGTGACCCGGCGCTACGTCGCCGACGTCCTCGCCGCACAGGAGCGCTTCACGCAGGCCCGCGCCGAGCGGTGA
- a CDS encoding type IV toxin-antitoxin system AbiEi family antitoxin domain-containing protein: MARDPLALLARFTAGQYGHVTVRQAATAGVTRQDLHRLTRRGLLVRAHPRVYRVAFVPVTREGRAMAAVLSAGPKAVLSFSWAAWLHGVDRVPLTREPEVTLPGRLAPELPGVTAHSTRLLERCDITTVRGIPVTSGARTSVDLADDRLRDTEIMALTDDLICRKATTRAWQHRRACALAAGRAGVGVIARITRPGAEDEFWSWLERRFDRDVVRAYGLPRPAYNVALHDERGRIGIADACWAGPRDVVVELDGLRFHRLTADRRRDSHKSNRYAVSGRIPQRFTYTDVVSDPAAVAAQLRHALRAAGHPAGVGTASSVS; encoded by the coding sequence ATGGCCCGCGACCCCCTCGCCCTGCTCGCCCGGTTCACCGCCGGGCAGTACGGTCACGTGACCGTCCGCCAGGCCGCCACAGCAGGCGTCACGCGCCAGGACCTCCACCGGTTGACGCGCCGGGGGCTGCTCGTGCGGGCGCACCCCCGCGTGTACCGGGTGGCGTTCGTCCCCGTGACCCGCGAGGGCCGGGCGATGGCGGCCGTCCTCTCCGCCGGTCCGAAGGCCGTCCTGTCGTTCTCCTGGGCCGCCTGGCTGCACGGCGTCGACCGGGTGCCGCTCACGCGGGAGCCGGAGGTGACCCTTCCTGGCCGTCTCGCCCCCGAGCTGCCGGGGGTGACGGCCCACAGCACCCGCCTGCTCGAGCGCTGCGACATCACCACGGTCCGGGGCATCCCGGTGACGAGCGGCGCGCGCACGTCCGTGGACCTCGCCGACGACCGGTTGCGCGACACGGAGATCATGGCCCTGACCGACGACCTGATCTGCCGGAAAGCCACGACGCGGGCCTGGCAGCACCGGCGAGCGTGCGCGCTCGCGGCGGGACGCGCCGGCGTGGGGGTGATCGCGCGCATCACCCGCCCCGGCGCCGAGGACGAGTTCTGGTCCTGGCTCGAGCGCCGCTTCGACCGTGACGTCGTGCGCGCGTACGGGCTCCCGCGACCCGCGTACAACGTGGCGCTCCACGACGAGCGCGGGCGCATCGGGATCGCCGACGCCTGCTGGGCGGGGCCCCGCGACGTCGTCGTCGAGCTCGACGGGCTGCGCTTCCATCGCTTGACGGCCGACCGCCGTCGCGACAGCCACAAGAGCAACCGCTACGCGGTCAGCGGGCGCATCCCGCAGCGGTTCACCTACACCGACGTCGTCAGCGACCCGGCAGCGGTCGCGGCGCAACTGCGCCACGCGCTTCGCGCGGCCGGCCACCCCGCCGGTGTCGGGACTGCGTCATCTGTGAGTTGA
- a CDS encoding SpoIID/LytB domain-containing protein, with product MAAFMVAVRGLCGGLLAAALAVALLAGPAGGQDAARPAPPFTLHGSGEGHSVGLSQWGARALALAGRNHVGILQHFYTDVQIAPQTATATTEPLRVGLFHANARVSDPTVLRLTALGGSDGGVDVALAAEAGPARVAAGQTWTLVHDPGVAILRPPGFALQDAGGRTVARGPGPVTVRYPTGGAPALRLPQIAGSDTPADGAVNRGVVTVTRDEASGRLDPLLALPLEEYLLGVDEMPAGWGLEALRAQAVVSRTVAAQRLAAGPRGECGCHVGLTPPDQSYAGYAREADPQAGAWREAVTSTTGQAVTAGGQLVDAVYARSHGGRSENMEESWAFGGRSLPHLRSVTDPWVSDPRLAGTNPQAAWSHELPHAVLADLVGLVTVTEVDVAARTIGGTPLALSVSGWAADGRRVVDRRFQGSTVRVAGAEVFLALRNAGAPPPSQQVGVIGFTAFPDVASSSPHAYNVAAIAERRVTTGRADGTYDPRAGVRRDQMATFIARALNLPLDPQAPDRFDDVPRGSAHRDAVNAVAAAGIAQGVAPRRYAPGATVTRDQMATFIARAFDLGESNQDRFADTRGSVHRTRINAVAARGVTAGCSPDRYCPRLAVTRDQMASFLARALGFGW from the coding sequence GTGGCTGCGTTCATGGTCGCGGTGCGCGGCTTGTGTGGTGGGCTGCTCGCGGCCGCGCTGGCCGTGGCGTTGCTCGCCGGACCGGCCGGCGGGCAGGACGCCGCCCGTCCGGCACCCCCTTTCACGCTGCACGGCAGCGGCGAGGGGCACAGCGTCGGGCTGAGCCAGTGGGGCGCACGGGCGCTCGCCCTCGCGGGTCGCAACCACGTGGGAATCCTCCAGCACTTCTACACCGACGTCCAGATCGCCCCGCAGACCGCCACCGCGACGACCGAGCCCCTGCGCGTCGGGCTCTTCCACGCCAACGCCCGGGTCAGTGACCCGACGGTGCTGCGGCTGACCGCGCTCGGGGGCTCCGACGGCGGGGTCGACGTCGCGCTCGCCGCCGAGGCTGGCCCGGCGCGGGTGGCGGCCGGCCAGACCTGGACGCTCGTCCACGACCCCGGTGTGGCCATCCTGCGACCGCCGGGCTTCGCGTTGCAGGACGCGGGCGGCAGGACCGTCGCTCGTGGCCCGGGCCCGGTGACGGTGCGCTACCCCACCGGCGGCGCCCCCGCGCTGCGGCTGCCGCAGATCGCCGGGAGCGACACCCCGGCGGACGGCGCCGTCAACCGCGGGGTCGTGACGGTCACCCGTGACGAGGCCAGCGGGCGGCTGGATCCGCTGCTCGCCCTGCCGCTGGAGGAGTACCTCCTCGGCGTCGACGAGATGCCCGCCGGGTGGGGCCTCGAGGCGTTACGGGCCCAGGCGGTCGTTTCCCGCACCGTCGCGGCCCAGCGCCTGGCGGCGGGGCCTCGCGGGGAGTGCGGCTGCCACGTGGGGCTCACGCCACCCGACCAGAGCTACGCCGGCTACGCGCGGGAGGCCGACCCGCAGGCCGGCGCCTGGAGGGAGGCGGTCACCTCCACGACGGGGCAGGCGGTGACGGCCGGCGGGCAGCTCGTCGATGCCGTCTATGCGCGCTCCCACGGCGGCCGCAGCGAGAACATGGAGGAGTCGTGGGCCTTCGGCGGCCGGTCGCTGCCGCACCTGCGGAGCGTCACGGACCCGTGGGTCAGCGACCCCCGGCTCGCGGGAACGAACCCCCAGGCGGCGTGGAGCCACGAGCTTCCCCACGCCGTGCTCGCCGACCTCGTGGGGCTGGTGACGGTCACCGAGGTCGACGTCGCCGCGCGCACCATCGGCGGGACACCCCTGGCGCTTTCGGTGTCCGGCTGGGCGGCCGACGGCCGGCGGGTGGTCGACCGGCGCTTCCAGGGCAGCACCGTGCGGGTCGCGGGAGCAGAGGTCTTCCTGGCCCTGCGCAACGCCGGCGCGCCGCCGCCGTCCCAGCAGGTGGGGGTCATCGGCTTCACCGCGTTCCCCGACGTGGCGTCAAGCTCGCCGCACGCCTACAACGTGGCCGCCATCGCCGAGCGGCGCGTCACGACCGGCCGCGCCGACGGCACCTACGACCCCCGCGCCGGAGTCCGTCGCGACCAGATGGCGACGTTCATCGCCCGTGCGCTGAACCTGCCGCTCGACCCGCAGGCGCCCGACCGCTTCGACGACGTGCCTCGCGGCTCGGCGCACCGCGACGCCGTCAATGCCGTCGCCGCGGCGGGGATCGCCCAGGGCGTCGCCCCGCGGCGCTATGCGCCGGGCGCGACCGTCACCCGCGACCAGATGGCCACGTTCATCGCGCGCGCGTTCGACCTCGGCGAGAGCAACCAGGACCGCTTCGCCGACACCCGCGGGTCGGTGCACCGCACCCGCATCAACGCCGTGGCAGCCCGCGGCGTCACCGCCGGCTGCTCCCCCGACCGCTACTGCCCCCGTCTCGCGGTCACCCGCGACCAGATGGCGAGCTTCCTCGCCCGCGCGCTCGGCTTCGGCTGGTAG
- a CDS encoding UbiA family prenyltransferase, whose product MYHYLRAGHLEPTLAVTAVTCLLAFGAGRSAGGVAWVAAAVLAGQLSVAWANDWLDHERDRAAGRTDKPAATGALAATKLRDAALMALGACALLSLASGVRAAAVHLLAVGAGWAYNLGLKRTAASVVPYALAFALLPVFVWLGLGGARLPPWWAVVAASLLGSAGHFTQALADLDADARTGVRGLPQRLGPRGSVLATAGLLGAGAAVIAAGRAPLGAVPAAAVAASLALVAGLLAAGLRGRTHLALHLTIAAAGAVLVAFLARVP is encoded by the coding sequence ATGTACCACTACCTGCGGGCCGGCCACCTCGAGCCGACCCTCGCGGTGACGGCGGTGACCTGCCTGCTCGCCTTCGGTGCGGGGCGGTCGGCGGGGGGCGTTGCGTGGGTCGCCGCAGCGGTCCTCGCGGGTCAGCTCTCCGTCGCCTGGGCCAACGACTGGCTCGACCACGAGCGTGACCGCGCGGCGGGGCGCACCGACAAACCGGCGGCGACCGGGGCGCTGGCCGCCACGAAGCTGCGGGACGCGGCGCTCATGGCGCTGGGCGCCTGCGCCCTGCTGTCGCTCGCGAGCGGGGTGCGCGCGGCCGCGGTGCACCTGCTCGCCGTCGGCGCGGGTTGGGCGTACAACCTGGGCCTGAAGCGCACCGCGGCCAGCGTCGTGCCCTACGCGCTGGCCTTCGCGCTCCTGCCGGTCTTCGTCTGGCTCGGCCTCGGCGGTGCGCGGCTCCCCCCGTGGTGGGCGGTCGTGGCCGCGAGCCTGCTCGGATCGGCCGGGCACTTCACCCAGGCGCTCGCCGACCTCGACGCCGACGCGCGCACCGGCGTGCGGGGTCTGCCACAGCGGCTGGGCCCGCGCGGCTCGGTGCTCGCGACCGCGGGGCTGCTCGGCGCGGGGGCTGCGGTGATCGCCGCCGGCCGGGCGCCGCTCGGTGCCGTGCCCGCCGCCGCGGTCGCCGCGAGCCTCGCGCTCGTTGCCGGGCTGCTCGCCGCAGGCCTGCGCGGGCGCACCCACCTCGCCCTCCACCTCACGATCGCGGCGGCCGGCGCCGTGCTCGTCGCCTTCCTCGCCCGAGTGCCCTGA
- the aspS gene encoding aspartate--tRNA ligase → MRPYGSLRTHGAGTLRPGDEGAQVTLAGWAARRRDHGGVAFIDLRDRSGVVQVVADPTASEALEAAHGVRSEYVIRVTGTVRARPGGMVNPNLDTGEIEVAASSLDVLAESETPPFPLEERTDRATAGGRDQVDENLRLRYRYLDLRRPGVARAIRLRSDITRIIRRVMEAHGFVDVETPILTRSTPEGARDFLVPSRLQPGKVYALPQSPQLFKQLLMVAGLERYYQIARCFRDEDLRADRQPEFTQLDVEASFVDEQDLFTLVEELMTTLWSELLDVDLVTPFPRLSFTEAMARYGTDAPDTRFDLELVDLGEVFAATEVGIFKGALGAGGSVIAVRLPGGGALTRREFDEWVEFAKGRGAAGLAWGVVEDSGGLRSPLAKFMSDDEVAGLLAATKSDPGDAVFFGAGATRFTQELMGALRVALARARGLVPEGHWEFVWVTGWPLFEWSADEGRWDSTHHPFTAPDDASLDRLEDAPGEARSRAYDLALNGSELGGGSIRIHRRDVQQRVFRLLGIDEDEAEEKFGFLLDALSYGAPPHGGIAFGLDRIAMLMAGAGSLRDVIAFPKTQSGSDPMTEAPSVADPDLLADLGLRLLPARRR, encoded by the coding sequence GTGAGGCCCTACGGATCCCTGCGCACCCACGGTGCCGGCACCCTGCGCCCCGGCGACGAGGGCGCCCAGGTGACGCTCGCGGGCTGGGCCGCCCGCCGCCGCGACCACGGGGGCGTGGCGTTCATCGACCTGCGCGACCGCTCGGGCGTCGTGCAGGTCGTCGCCGACCCGACCGCGTCGGAGGCGCTCGAGGCGGCGCACGGCGTCCGCAGCGAGTACGTCATCCGCGTGACGGGCACCGTCCGCGCCCGCCCCGGGGGCATGGTCAACCCCAACCTCGACACCGGGGAGATCGAGGTGGCCGCCTCGAGCCTCGACGTCCTCGCCGAGTCCGAGACCCCCCCGTTCCCCCTCGAGGAGCGCACCGACCGGGCAACCGCAGGCGGGCGGGACCAGGTCGACGAGAACCTCCGGCTGCGCTACCGCTACCTCGACCTGCGCCGGCCGGGGGTGGCGCGCGCGATCCGCCTGCGCAGCGACATCACCCGGATCATCCGCCGGGTCATGGAGGCTCACGGGTTCGTCGACGTGGAGACCCCGATACTCACCCGCTCGACACCAGAGGGTGCCCGCGACTTCCTCGTGCCGTCCCGGCTTCAGCCCGGGAAGGTCTACGCGCTGCCCCAGTCACCGCAGCTGTTCAAGCAGCTGCTCATGGTCGCGGGCCTCGAGCGCTACTACCAGATCGCCCGCTGCTTCCGGGACGAGGACCTGCGCGCGGACCGCCAGCCGGAGTTCACCCAGCTCGACGTCGAGGCGAGCTTCGTCGACGAGCAGGACCTGTTCACCCTCGTCGAGGAGCTCATGACGACGCTGTGGTCCGAGCTCCTCGACGTCGACCTCGTGACCCCCTTCCCGCGGCTGTCGTTCACCGAGGCGATGGCGCGCTACGGCACCGACGCGCCCGACACGCGCTTCGACCTCGAGCTCGTCGACCTCGGCGAGGTCTTCGCCGCCACCGAGGTGGGCATCTTCAAGGGCGCCCTGGGCGCCGGCGGGTCGGTCATCGCGGTGCGCCTGCCCGGCGGCGGTGCCCTCACGCGCCGCGAGTTCGACGAGTGGGTGGAGTTCGCGAAGGGCAGGGGTGCCGCCGGGCTCGCCTGGGGTGTCGTCGAGGACAGCGGTGGGCTGCGCAGCCCGCTCGCGAAATTCATGAGCGACGACGAGGTTGCCGGGCTCCTCGCCGCGACGAAGTCCGACCCGGGCGACGCGGTCTTCTTCGGCGCCGGGGCGACTCGGTTCACGCAGGAGCTCATGGGGGCCCTGCGGGTCGCCCTCGCGCGCGCCCGCGGCCTCGTCCCCGAAGGCCATTGGGAGTTCGTGTGGGTGACCGGCTGGCCGCTGTTCGAGTGGAGCGCGGACGAGGGGCGTTGGGACTCCACCCACCACCCTTTCACAGCCCCCGACGACGCGTCCCTCGATCGCCTCGAGGACGCCCCCGGCGAGGCGAGGAGCCGCGCCTACGACCTCGCGCTGAACGGCTCGGAGCTCGGCGGCGGTTCGATCCGCATCCACCGCCGTGACGTCCAGCAACGGGTGTTCCGGCTGCTCGGCATCGACGAGGACGAGGCGGAGGAGAAGTTCGGGTTCCTCCTCGACGCGCTGTCCTACGGGGCGCCGCCGCACGGCGGCATCGCGTTCGGCCTCGACCGCATCGCGATGCTCATGGCCGGCGCGGGGAGCCTTCGTGACGTGATCGCGTTCCCGAAGACCCAGTCGGGCAGCGATCCCATGACCGAGGCGCCGAGCGTTGCCGACCCCGACCTCCTCGCCGACCTGGGGCTGCGTTTGCTGCCCGCGCGCAGGCGGTAG
- a CDS encoding polysaccharide pyruvyl transferase family protein, with protein MTRVLVAAWVGSTNLGDELVFAGLRRKLVARGVAVAALSVDPRGTAATHGVQALDHRDLGGLVHAVGEADAVVFGGGGLLQDETSLLNLPYHLSRLQVARRRHTPFAVVGVGAGRLDTRLGRALVRRGLRSAVAVSARDTASARLLGEVGVEGVRVSADLALALDPPPVQPADRLVACLRPWSAGRKRVPAGLRADTTPPAVVHAAARGLDEAASATGLPVHLVALQADRDDAFHRRVAERMRTPATTASPSLAGVLVEVARSRAVVAMRYHGGIGAVLGGRPCVLVGYAPKVDALAGELGPGGALLPWSAEGMTGVAGALGGVMRHADAVVEARERLRARERGNDAVLDELLATGGGGRVPS; from the coding sequence GTGACACGGGTCCTGGTTGCCGCCTGGGTGGGCTCCACGAACCTCGGCGACGAGCTGGTGTTCGCAGGCCTTCGTCGCAAGCTCGTCGCCCGGGGCGTGGCGGTCGCCGCGCTCTCCGTCGACCCACGGGGAACCGCCGCCACCCATGGGGTGCAGGCGCTCGACCATCGTGACCTCGGCGGCCTCGTCCACGCGGTCGGCGAGGCCGACGCCGTGGTCTTCGGTGGTGGGGGGCTGCTGCAGGACGAGACGAGCCTGCTGAACCTGCCCTACCACCTGTCCCGGCTCCAGGTCGCGCGGCGGCGGCACACGCCCTTCGCGGTCGTCGGTGTCGGGGCGGGTCGCCTCGACACCCGTCTCGGGCGTGCGCTCGTGCGGCGAGGGCTGCGTAGCGCAGTGGCGGTCAGCGCCCGCGACACCGCCTCGGCACGGCTGCTCGGCGAGGTCGGCGTCGAGGGGGTGCGGGTGAGCGCCGACCTCGCGCTCGCGCTGGACCCTCCGCCGGTGCAGCCGGCCGATCGGCTCGTGGCGTGCCTGCGCCCCTGGTCTGCCGGGCGCAAGCGGGTGCCGGCGGGGCTGCGCGCGGACACCACGCCGCCCGCGGTCGTCCACGCCGCCGCGCGCGGCCTCGACGAGGCTGCGAGCGCGACCGGCCTGCCCGTGCACCTCGTCGCCCTCCAGGCCGACCGCGACGACGCCTTCCACCGCCGCGTCGCCGAGCGCATGCGCACGCCGGCGACCACCGCGTCCCCTTCGCTCGCCGGCGTGCTCGTGGAGGTCGCCCGCTCCCGGGCGGTCGTCGCCATGCGCTACCACGGCGGTATCGGGGCGGTGCTCGGCGGGCGGCCCTGCGTGCTCGTCGGCTACGCGCCGAAGGTCGACGCGCTCGCCGGCGAGCTCGGTCCCGGGGGTGCATTGCTCCCATGGAGTGCGGAGGGCATGACGGGCGTCGCCGGCGCGCTCGGTGGCGTCATGCGGCACGCCGACGCCGTCGTCGAGGCCCGGGAGCGGCTGCGGGCACGTGAGCGCGGCAACGACGCGGTCCTCGACGAGCTCCTCGCTACGGGCGGCGGCGGGCGGGTGCCCTCGTGA
- a CDS encoding lysylphosphatidylglycerol synthase domain-containing protein has protein sequence MSRRVLGLARGLYVVALVAVVVWLVWSRRDDLARLASGARPGMLVVALLLGIGQLGVNAAFWASALAALGERQRWSTVVDATARSVPARYLPGSVWYALGRAGLLHRAGATKRAVGAVAVLESALSIVVVIALGSALLLASGRVPAAGWQVAAACVTLALLASPPVVNALLRRVARWRGGSAPWLSWRRHLRLLAWMAVFWSYSAMTFSVYLAAFPGVAVGSPLEVAGSFMLAWGVGFLAPFAPQGAGVFEVTVAALLTRDAVAGVAVIVAGYRALMAVRDALAFAAAHLRNATTRRAAGAPAKAADHGH, from the coding sequence GTGAGCCGCCGGGTGCTCGGCCTGGCCCGGGGCCTCTACGTGGTCGCGCTCGTCGCGGTCGTCGTATGGCTCGTGTGGTCGCGGCGCGACGACCTCGCCCGCCTCGCCTCCGGTGCGCGTCCCGGCATGCTCGTCGTCGCGCTACTGCTCGGCATCGGTCAGCTCGGCGTGAACGCGGCGTTCTGGGCGAGCGCGCTCGCGGCGCTCGGGGAACGCCAGCGCTGGTCGACGGTGGTCGACGCGACCGCCCGCTCCGTCCCGGCGCGCTACCTGCCGGGCAGCGTGTGGTACGCCCTCGGGCGGGCCGGGCTGCTGCACCGCGCCGGCGCGACGAAGCGCGCGGTGGGAGCCGTTGCGGTGCTCGAGTCGGCGCTGTCCATCGTCGTCGTCATCGCCCTGGGTTCGGCGTTGCTCCTCGCGAGTGGCCGGGTGCCCGCGGCCGGATGGCAGGTCGCCGCCGCATGCGTGACGCTCGCACTGCTCGCGTCCCCCCCGGTCGTGAACGCCCTGCTGCGGCGCGTGGCCCGCTGGCGGGGCGGCAGCGCGCCGTGGCTGTCGTGGCGGCGTCACCTCCGACTGCTGGCCTGGATGGCGGTCTTCTGGTCGTACTCGGCGATGACGTTCAGCGTCTACCTCGCCGCATTCCCCGGCGTGGCGGTCGGCTCGCCCCTCGAGGTCGCCGGCTCCTTCATGCTCGCGTGGGGGGTCGGGTTCCTCGCGCCGTTCGCGCCCCAAGGCGCCGGCGTCTTCGAGGTCACGGTCGCCGCGCTGCTCACCCGCGACGCCGTGGCGGGGGTGGCGGTCATCGTCGCCGGCTACCGGGCGCTCATGGCCGTCCGCGACGCCCTCGCCTTCGCCGCGGCGCACCTGCGCAACGCGACGACGCGCCGGGCAGCCGGCGCTCCGGCGAAGGCGGCCGACCACGGCCACTGA
- a CDS encoding cell wall-binding repeat-containing protein, with translation METTISSQRVLVGRALALFGALALAFALLAVPAAAQQGDGDDVTPARVDGQNRVETAVNIATLTFDRADVAHLVFGGDYPDALAASYAAGVVDGPILMPASRDDVGAITWDALEELGVERVRLVGGEAVLSPAIQEQLDARGYENRRIAGTDRYATSAEVAKFYGLGMGDNLGTVDGHRTAVMASGANFPDALAVGPIAAAAQLPLVLTPPHRADAEVDHALDLLHIDRIVLVGGTAAVSPAVERHYRDLGFAVERVAGAHRMGTAALLADRAVLQFGFSPALVLLARGDDFPDALAASIHGATAGAPILLTQSPAVLGQPTSTWLARSCPDIDVVRALGGDAAIRPATLRAAVEAARSCRQPVGSSGLAERQAVGDFTDLVDVHASAHTGFDRIVLEFAGAEHPAWPVRWTDEPRYQPADQPAEGSRAMPSRGERERE, from the coding sequence ATGGAAACAACCATCTCCTCTCAACGGGTCCTGGTCGGGAGGGCATTGGCGCTGTTCGGCGCCCTCGCACTGGCATTCGCGTTGCTCGCCGTACCGGCCGCCGCTCAGCAAGGAGACGGGGACGACGTCACGCCGGCCCGCGTCGATGGGCAGAACCGCGTCGAGACCGCCGTGAACATCGCGACGCTGACCTTCGACCGGGCCGACGTGGCCCATCTCGTCTTCGGTGGCGACTACCCCGACGCCCTGGCCGCCTCCTATGCCGCCGGCGTGGTCGACGGCCCGATCCTCATGCCCGCGTCGCGCGACGACGTCGGCGCGATCACGTGGGACGCCCTCGAGGAGCTCGGCGTCGAGCGCGTCCGCCTCGTGGGAGGTGAGGCGGTGCTGTCACCTGCCATCCAGGAGCAGCTTGACGCGCGCGGCTACGAGAATCGCCGGATCGCCGGCACCGACCGCTACGCGACCTCCGCCGAGGTGGCGAAGTTCTATGGCCTCGGCATGGGCGACAACCTCGGCACCGTGGACGGTCACCGCACCGCGGTGATGGCGAGCGGCGCCAACTTCCCCGACGCGCTCGCTGTCGGACCCATCGCCGCCGCGGCCCAACTGCCGCTCGTGCTGACCCCACCGCACCGCGCCGACGCGGAGGTGGACCACGCCCTCGACCTGCTCCACATCGATCGCATCGTGCTCGTCGGAGGAACGGCGGCCGTGTCACCAGCCGTCGAGCGGCACTACCGCGACCTCGGCTTTGCCGTTGAGCGCGTCGCTGGGGCGCACCGGATGGGCACGGCGGCGCTCCTGGCCGACCGGGCCGTGCTGCAGTTCGGCTTCTCGCCCGCCCTTGTCCTGCTCGCCCGCGGTGACGACTTCCCCGACGCGCTGGCCGCGAGCATCCACGGCGCAACCGCCGGCGCCCCCATCCTGCTCACGCAGAGCCCGGCGGTCCTCGGCCAGCCCACCTCGACGTGGCTCGCCCGCAGCTGCCCCGACATCGACGTGGTCCGCGCCCTCGGTGGGGACGCAGCGATCCGCCCCGCTACGCTGCGGGCCGCGGTCGAGGCGGCGCGAAGCTGCCGCCAGCCGGTCGGCTCATCGGGTCTCGCCGAGCGCCAGGCCGTCGGCGACTTCACCGATCTCGTCGACGTCCACGCGTCCGCCCACACCGGCTTCGACCGCATCGTGCTCGAGTTCGCCGGTGCGGAGCACCCCGCGTGGCCGGTGAGGTGGACGGACGAGCCGCGCTACCAGCCGGCCGATCAGCCCGCCGAGGGGTCGAGGGCAATGCCTTCTCGAGGTGAGCGTGAGCGCGAGTGA